A genomic window from Bradyrhizobium lupini includes:
- a CDS encoding ABC transporter permease, protein MAAIDYDVELRRAGAHATVGWRRVLFLAQRHVLGAAGLVIMTLFVFTAIFADFIARYDPLTIDAARALARPSLAHWMGTDSFGRDVFSRIIHGARISLAVGIGSTALGGSIGVIVGLTSGYLSGWVDLVFQRVSDVLQALPLLVLALIMTAALGPSLPNVIIAIAIPLIPTVSRVIRANTLALRELPFIEAAKSIGMSEVRIALRHVLPNTLAPLIVLATAQLGSTILTEASLSFLGLGIPEPYPSWGRMLSESAAEYVRTAPWLVIFPGIAISLAVFGANLFGDALRDILDPRQRG, encoded by the coding sequence TTGGCTGCGATCGACTATGACGTTGAACTGAGGCGCGCCGGGGCGCACGCGACCGTCGGCTGGCGGCGCGTGCTGTTTTTGGCGCAGCGGCATGTGCTGGGCGCGGCCGGGCTCGTCATCATGACCCTGTTCGTGTTCACCGCGATCTTCGCCGACTTCATCGCGCGTTACGATCCGCTGACGATCGATGCCGCTCGGGCACTGGCGCGTCCAAGCCTGGCACACTGGATGGGCACGGATTCCTTCGGCCGCGATGTCTTCAGCCGCATCATTCATGGCGCGCGGATCTCGCTCGCGGTCGGCATCGGCTCGACGGCGCTCGGCGGCAGCATCGGCGTGATCGTCGGCCTCACCTCCGGCTATCTCTCCGGCTGGGTCGATCTCGTGTTCCAGCGCGTCTCCGATGTCCTCCAGGCGCTGCCGCTGCTGGTGCTGGCCCTCATCATGACCGCGGCGCTTGGGCCGTCCTTGCCGAACGTCATCATTGCGATCGCCATTCCGCTGATCCCGACCGTCTCGCGCGTCATCCGCGCCAACACGCTGGCGCTGCGCGAGCTGCCATTCATCGAGGCCGCCAAGTCGATCGGCATGAGCGAGGTACGCATTGCGCTCCGTCACGTGCTGCCGAATACGCTGGCGCCGCTGATCGTGCTTGCGACGGCCCAGCTCGGCTCGACTATCCTCACGGAAGCCTCGCTCTCCTTCCTCGGCCTCGGCATTCCCGAGCCGTACCCGTCGTGGGGGCGCATGCTCTCTGAATCCGCCGCCGAATATGTCCGCACGGCGCCATGGCTGGTGATCTTCCCGGGCATCGCCATCAGCCTCGCGGTGTTCGGCGCCAATCTGTTCGGTGACGCCTTGCGCGACATCCTCGATCCCCGGCAGCGCGGCTGA
- a CDS encoding ABC transporter permease — MFAYLVRRLLLMLLTLFGISIVIFFLLRIVPGNIVDILFAAAGYVDPADKANLEKELGIDQPLVVQYWHWISGFLRGDFGYSYVSEKPALQEILPRIPITARLAGLALLFSTSIGIPLGVISAVKQGTRLDYALRVVSLSGLSLPSFWLGLLILTASVAMFNQMPIFNPNPATWLEAFATYAVPAAAVGFRSAALTMRITRSSMLEVLRQDYIRTARAKGASDAAVNYQHALKNAILPVITVIGIEAAFLIGGLIVTETVFNIPGVARFLVEAIRWRDYPIVQNLVMLIAIVVVSANFIVDMLYAVFDPRIRYTD; from the coding sequence ATGTTTGCCTATCTGGTGCGGCGCCTGTTGCTGATGCTCCTGACCCTGTTCGGGATCTCGATCGTCATCTTCTTCCTGCTGCGCATCGTCCCCGGGAATATCGTCGACATCCTGTTCGCCGCCGCGGGCTATGTGGACCCCGCCGACAAGGCCAATCTGGAGAAGGAGCTCGGCATCGACCAGCCGCTGGTGGTGCAATATTGGCACTGGATCAGCGGCTTCCTGCGCGGCGATTTTGGCTACTCCTACGTCTCCGAGAAGCCGGCGCTCCAGGAGATCCTGCCACGGATCCCGATCACCGCACGGCTCGCTGGCCTGGCGCTGTTGTTCTCGACCTCGATCGGCATCCCCCTTGGCGTGATCAGCGCGGTGAAGCAGGGAACGAGGCTCGACTACGCATTGCGTGTGGTGAGCCTCAGCGGATTGTCGCTGCCTTCGTTCTGGCTTGGCCTGCTCATCCTCACCGCCTCGGTGGCGATGTTCAACCAGATGCCGATCTTCAACCCGAATCCAGCGACTTGGCTGGAAGCGTTTGCGACCTATGCCGTGCCCGCCGCAGCCGTCGGCTTCCGCAGCGCGGCACTGACCATGCGCATCACGCGATCCTCGATGCTGGAGGTGCTGCGGCAGGACTATATCCGCACCGCGCGTGCCAAGGGCGCATCGGACGCCGCTGTGAACTATCAGCATGCGCTGAAGAATGCGATTCTGCCCGTCATCACCGTGATTGGCATCGAAGCGGCGTTCCTGATCGGCGGCCTCATCGTGACGGAGACGGTGTTCAACATCCCCGGCGTCGCGCGCTTCCTGGTCGAAGCGATTCGCTGGCGCGATTATCCGATCGTGCAGAACCTGGTGATGCTGATTGCCATCGTCGTGGTGAGCGCGAATTTCATCGTGGACATGCTGTACGCGGTGTTCGACCCGCGTATCCGGTACACGGATTAG
- a CDS encoding ABC transporter substrate-binding protein produces MRSVRALAATAALSLLAFSSVALASEPKQGGILRMYHRDSPGNASIHEGATYSLNVPFMPVFNNLVIYKQDVAQNSMDTIVPELAESWAWVNDNKTLTFKLRQGVKWHDGKPFTSADVKCTFDMLMGKSQQKFRQNPRKSWYEQVNDVSTNGDLEVSFNLKRPQPSLLALLASGYTPVYPCHVSPGDMRTHPIGTGPFKFVEFKANESIKLTRNPDYWRKGRPYLDGIEFTIIPNRSTAILAFVAGKFDMTFPTEVSIPLLKDVKSQAPNAVCVVEPNNVATNIIVNSSAPPFDNIDIRRAMALSLDRKAFISILFEGQGDIGGTLLPPPNGLWGMPKEMLETIPGYGPDINANREEAKKLMQKAGYGPDKHLAVKVSTRNIPVYRDPAVILIDQLKSIYIDGELDVVETANWFPKIARKDYMLGLNLTGNAVDDPDQSFYENYSCGSERNYTNYCNKEIEKLFDVQSQETDINKRKKLVWDIDKKLQEDVARPIIFHARTGSCWQPYVKGVTVMSNSSYNGYRYEDVWMDK; encoded by the coding sequence ATGCGGAGCGTACGGGCGCTCGCCGCGACGGCGGCGCTATCTTTGCTTGCGTTTTCGAGCGTTGCACTCGCCAGCGAGCCCAAGCAGGGCGGCATTTTGCGGATGTACCACCGCGACAGTCCCGGCAATGCCTCGATCCACGAAGGCGCGACCTACTCGCTCAACGTTCCCTTCATGCCGGTGTTCAACAACCTCGTCATCTACAAGCAGGACGTGGCGCAGAACAGCATGGACACCATCGTGCCCGAGCTCGCCGAGAGCTGGGCCTGGGTCAACGACAACAAGACGCTGACCTTCAAGCTACGCCAGGGCGTGAAGTGGCACGACGGCAAGCCGTTCACCTCGGCGGACGTCAAATGCACCTTCGACATGCTGATGGGCAAGTCGCAGCAGAAGTTCCGGCAGAACCCGCGCAAGAGCTGGTACGAACAGGTCAACGACGTCTCCACCAACGGCGATCTCGAGGTCTCCTTCAACCTGAAGCGGCCACAGCCTTCGCTGCTGGCGCTGCTCGCCTCGGGCTACACGCCGGTCTATCCCTGCCACGTCTCGCCCGGCGACATGCGCACGCACCCGATCGGCACCGGGCCGTTCAAGTTCGTCGAGTTCAAGGCCAATGAATCGATCAAGCTGACCCGCAATCCCGACTATTGGCGCAAGGGCCGGCCCTATCTCGACGGCATCGAGTTCACCATCATCCCGAACCGCTCCACCGCGATCCTCGCGTTCGTCGCCGGCAAGTTCGACATGACCTTCCCGACCGAGGTGAGCATCCCGCTGCTCAAGGACGTCAAATCGCAGGCGCCGAACGCGGTCTGCGTGGTCGAGCCCAACAATGTCGCCACCAACATCATCGTCAATTCGTCCGCGCCGCCGTTCGACAATATCGACATCCGTCGCGCCATGGCGCTGTCGCTCGACCGAAAGGCCTTCATCTCGATCTTGTTCGAGGGCCAGGGTGACATCGGCGGCACCCTGCTGCCGCCGCCGAATGGGCTGTGGGGGATGCCGAAGGAGATGCTCGAGACCATTCCGGGCTACGGCCCCGACATCAACGCCAACCGTGAGGAAGCAAAAAAGCTGATGCAGAAGGCCGGCTATGGGCCGGATAAGCATCTCGCCGTCAAGGTCTCGACCCGCAACATTCCGGTCTACCGCGATCCTGCGGTGATCCTGATCGATCAGCTCAAGAGCATCTATATCGACGGCGAGCTCGACGTGGTCGAGACCGCAAACTGGTTCCCGAAGATCGCGCGGAAGGATTACATGCTCGGGCTCAATTTGACCGGCAATGCCGTCGACGACCCCGACCAGTCTTTCTACGAGAACTATTCCTGCGGCTCCGAGCGCAACTACACCAATTACTGCAACAAGGAGATCGAAAAGCTGTTCGACGTGCAGTCCCAGGAGACCGACATTAACAAGCGCAAGAAGCTGGTGTGGGACATCGACAAGAAGCTGCAGGAGGACGTCGCCCGCCCGATCATCTTCCACGCACGTACCGGCAGCTGCTGGCAACCTTACGTCAAGGGCGTGACGGTGATGTCGAACAGCTCCTACAATGGCTATCGCTACGAGGACGTCTGGATGGACAAGTAG